The window TCGTGGAGAACTCTTAGACGCTATCGACAGAACCAAATTTTATAGTGAATGGGGGAAACCTCGTCTTTATAACATGATTCGCGACCGTGGAGACTGGGTAATATCTCGTCAGAGAGTTTGGGGAGTTCCTATTCCAGTATTCTATGCAGAAAACGGACAACCAATTTTAGATAGCGACCTAATCGAACACGTTGCAAAAATCTTTGAAGTAGAGGGTTCTAATGTTTGGTTTAATAAAGAAGCCGAAGAACTACTACCAGCAGGCTACACTCACCCGGACAGCCCAAACGGCAAATTCACAAAAGAAATGGATATAATGGACGTGTGGTTCGACTCTGGAACATCACACCAAGGCTGTTGTGCAGTGCGTGAAGACTTAACATATCCAGCCGACCTTTACCTAGAGGGAAGCGACCAATATCGAGGTTGGTTTAACTCATCACTAATAAATTCTGTTGCTGTCTCTGGACAAGCTCCCTACAAAGAATTAGTTTCTGCTGGTTTTGTTGTGGACGGTAACGGCCATAAGATGAGTAAATCTCTAGGAAATGTTATTTCTCCAAATGATGTAGGAAAACAACTAGGAGCAGAAATTATCCGTCTATGGTCAGCAAGTGTTGACTACACACAAGACGTGCGTATTTCAAATGACATATTAAAACAGGTTTCAGAATCTTATAGAAAATTACGTAACACATACCGTTTCTTACTAGGAAATTTATTCAACGGAAAATTTGATAACAGAAAAGACCTATTAGCCTATGAAGACTTATTAGAATTAGATAAGTATATGCTGATAAAATTTGAACAAGTTGTTAGTAAAATGCTAAAATACTATGAAAATTACCAGTTCAACTATGTAATGAGCGAGCTAACAAACTTCTTTAATATCGAACTATCTTCTTTCTACCTAGATTACGGAAAAGATATTCTTTATATCGAGTCAGAAGATTCTCACATTCGTAGAAGTATGCTGACAGTTCTATATACAGTCCTAAGTAAAACAGTAAGATTAATAGCACCGATACTATCATTTACTGCTGAAGAAGTATATGACAACATGCCTTATGAAGAAGCTGACTCGGTACACCTAACAGACTTCCCAGCCGAAAACCTTATCGACGACAAAGAACTAGAGGCTAAGTGGGATAAATTATTAGAAATTCGTGATGACGTTCTTAAAGCCCTAGAAGAAAGCCGTAACGAAAAAGTAATCGGTAAATCACTAGAAGCAAAAATAGAAATTTATGCAAAAGATTTAGAAATAGTAAACCTATTAAAATCAGTAGATAATTTACATCAATTATTTATTGTAAGTAAGGCAGATGTTAAGGAAAATGGCGGCAAAGAATATGACTATACAGCAGTGAGCGTAACAAGAGCAGAGGGTTATAAATGCCAACGTTGCTGGACAATAGTTGATGAAGTAGATGAAGACGGCTTATGCCCACGTTGCCATAACATTTTAAAAAAATAAGATAAAACTACCTAAATTTAGGTAGTTTTTTTATTTAAAGGGAAAAGATATTTTACGAAGATATGTAAAAATTTAAAAATAAATAATTATCCTAATAAGCAAGTTTAGAAAAATTGTTCCAGAAAATATACTTACTGAAGATAAGAAAGCAGTGAGTGTTAAAAAGACTGAAGAACACATCAAAAATTTAGCTTTTAAAGAAAAGAAATAGGACAAGAAAAAAGACTTAAAATTATTTTAAATCTTTTTGTTTTGCTCTCTTATTTTCAGATATTTTGTAAAATTTTTATTGTCGCTACCACTTTATTTCTTCTTTGTTTACAGATTTTAGAAATTCGTTGGTTTTTGAGAAGGGCTTGCTTCCGAAAAATCCTCTATAAGCAGACAAGGGACTTGGGTGGGCTGATTCGATAATATAATGTTTTTTAACGTCTATAAGTTTCTTTTTGCTACGAGCAAAACCTCCCCAAAGAATAAAAACAATATTATTACACTCATTAGATATTTCTTTTATAATGTAGTCTGTAAAATCTTCCCAACCAAGATTTGAATGACTAGCTGGCTTATTTTTTTCAACCGTCAGAACAGAATTAAGCAAAAAAACTCCCTGCTTGTGCCAGGCTTCTAAGTTGCCACTTTTTCTAGGAGCTATAGCCAAGTCGTCATGCAGTTCTTTGTAAATATTTATTAAACTTTTGGGTAGAGGTAGGCCATCTTTTACAGAAAAACTTAAACCGCAAGCCTGATTATCATTGTGATAGGGGTCTTGTCCCAGTATTACCACCTTTATATCTTCAAGGGCTAAATTAAAAACTTTAAATACTTCATTTTGAGGAGGGAAGATTGTTGTTTTTGCCCTTTGTTTATTTATTTCATCTAGCACATTGCCAAGGTCTTGTCGTTTAGGATAATTTTTAAAAAATTTTTTCCATGAAGTATCCATAAAAACTCCTTAAATTTATTTTTCTTAAATATATCATAATAAAGTTACTATGGCAATTTTCTAATAAATAGTTTATAATTTTATAATATACAAGTTAAATAAATTTTTAACGAAAATTATAGCTAAAGGAGATTATTATGAGCCAAGTAAAATTAGTAGACAGAAAAGATGTCGATAAAAAATATACATGGGATATTAATTTAATTTACAAAGATGATGTAGAGTATAAGGAAGAATTAAAAAAACTAGAAAAAAATATTATTGAATTTAAGTCAGAGTTTGAAAATAAATTAGCCGACTTAAATATTTTAGATAGGGCTATTAAAACTTTTGAAGAATTATTGTTCGATTTAACTAAGTTAGAACATTACGCCTACTTGCCAACAACGGTAGACAGATTTAATAATAAAGTTATTGAAAATTATAGCTTGTTTGAAAATTTTGTGAGTATCTGGTCAAGTAATGCAAGTTTCTTTAGTAGTGAACTTGCTACTTTAGAAGAAGATTTTATTAAAGAATTTGTAAGTTCTAAACGCCCCGACCTAGAATATTTTTTCAGTAAAGTTTTGCGTGATAAAAAACATATGCTAAGTAAAGATACAGAACAATTATTAGCAAGCCTAGAAAGTTTACCGAGCTTTTACAATCTTTATGAAGTTACAAAATTTGAAGATATGGAATTTGATTCTTTTGAAGCAAATGGAAAAACTTTAGAAAATTCTTATGTTCTTTATGAAAATCTACATGAAATGGATAATGACAAGGAAGTAAGACGTAATGCAGCGGCAAGTTTTTATGAAACTTTGAACCGATATAAAAATACAACAGCTACCGAATATATATCACACATTAAAAAAGAAAAAGCCATAGCCACTGCTCGTGGTTACGAAAGTGTAATTGATTATTTATTAGATAGACAAGACGGTGATAGAGAACTTTATGACAGACAAATTAAAGTTTTAATGGAAGATTTAGCACCCCACATTCGTCGCTACATAAAATTACTTGCTCGTGAACACAAGATAGAAGATATGACTTTTGCTGATTGCAAAATCAACCTTGACCCAGAGTTTGAAGTTGACATGACAGTTGATGAGTCAAGAGAATATTTGAAAAAGGCTCTTGGAGTTTTAGGGC of the Gemella sp. zg-570 genome contains:
- the pepF gene encoding oligoendopeptidase F — protein: MSQVKLVDRKDVDKKYTWDINLIYKDDVEYKEELKKLEKNIIEFKSEFENKLADLNILDRAIKTFEELLFDLTKLEHYAYLPTTVDRFNNKVIENYSLFENFVSIWSSNASFFSSELATLEEDFIKEFVSSKRPDLEYFFSKVLRDKKHMLSKDTEQLLASLESLPSFYNLYEVTKFEDMEFDSFEANGKTLENSYVLYENLHEMDNDKEVRRNAAASFYETLNRYKNTTATEYISHIKKEKAIATARGYESVIDYLLDRQDGDRELYDRQIKVLMEDLAPHIRRYIKLLAREHKIEDMTFADCKINLDPEFEVDMTVDESREYLKKALGVLGQDYLDLIDESYDKRWTDFPQNKGKSTGGFCATVPNIASYILLSWTGKMNEVFVLAHELGHAFHFMSTGKHQTMLNYDCPLYFVEAPSTCNEVIVSNYLLKTSEDARFKRWVISNMISRTYFHNMVTHYLEAVYQDRVYKKVDNNEMLTGEILSDIKGSVMEEFFGDSLRVNEGAELTWMRQPHYYMGLYPYTYSAGLTIGTAIANKIEKDTSAAQIWLNTLTKGSSMSAKDLATLGGCDVRTQEPLKEAIAYVGYLVDQLYSLTDEVNK
- the ileS gene encoding isoleucine--tRNA ligase, with amino-acid sequence MEVKDTLLMPKTAFPMRGNLPNKEPEFLKRWDEMDLYRKVLAKNEGKPTYVLHDGPPYANGNIHIGHSLNKILKDFIVKYKNMNGYLSNFVPGWDTHGLPIEQVLVNNGVDRKSMPAYKFRNKCKDYALKQIDKQRVDFKKLGVIGDWDNPYVTLDPKFEAEQIRVFGKMVSKGYIYKGLKPIYWSPSSESALAEAEIEYKEHTSPSIYVGFELISDTELVDKGTKFLIWTTTPWTLPANVAIAVNKDFLYQVVAVNDQKYLVAKDLLDKLAKEFAWESYQIVNEVNGADLEYLLCKHPFLDRESMLIVGDHVTLEAGTGLVHTAPGHGVDDYNVGFLQYKLPVISPVDNQGIFTEEAGMFAGKFVFDANKDIIEHLASLGALLKQETITHSYPHDWRSKKPIIFRATPQWFCSVDAFRGELLDAIDRTKFYSEWGKPRLYNMIRDRGDWVISRQRVWGVPIPVFYAENGQPILDSDLIEHVAKIFEVEGSNVWFNKEAEELLPAGYTHPDSPNGKFTKEMDIMDVWFDSGTSHQGCCAVREDLTYPADLYLEGSDQYRGWFNSSLINSVAVSGQAPYKELVSAGFVVDGNGHKMSKSLGNVISPNDVGKQLGAEIIRLWSASVDYTQDVRISNDILKQVSESYRKLRNTYRFLLGNLFNGKFDNRKDLLAYEDLLELDKYMLIKFEQVVSKMLKYYENYQFNYVMSELTNFFNIELSSFYLDYGKDILYIESEDSHIRRSMLTVLYTVLSKTVRLIAPILSFTAEEVYDNMPYEEADSVHLTDFPAENLIDDKELEAKWDKLLEIRDDVLKALEESRNEKVIGKSLEAKIEIYAKDLEIVNLLKSVDNLHQLFIVSKADVKENGGKEYDYTAVSVTRAEGYKCQRCWTIVDEVDEDGLCPRCHNILKK
- the ung gene encoding uracil-DNA glycosylase translates to MDTSWKKFFKNYPKRQDLGNVLDEINKQRAKTTIFPPQNEVFKVFNLALEDIKVVILGQDPYHNDNQACGLSFSVKDGLPLPKSLINIYKELHDDLAIAPRKSGNLEAWHKQGVFLLNSVLTVEKNKPASHSNLGWEDFTDYIIKEISNECNNIVFILWGGFARSKKKLIDVKKHYIIESAHPSPLSAYRGFFGSKPFSKTNEFLKSVNKEEIKW